In Bacteroidota bacterium, the following are encoded in one genomic region:
- the groL gene encoding chaperonin GroEL (60 kDa chaperone family; promotes refolding of misfolded polypeptides especially under stressful conditions; forms two stacked rings of heptamers to form a barrel-shaped 14mer; ends can be capped by GroES; misfolded proteins enter the barrel where they are refolded when GroES binds): MAAKWIYFDSEARAALKRGVDQLADAVKVTLGPKGRNVIIEKKFGAPTVTKDGVTVAKEVELEDKLENIGAQMVREVASKTSDVAGDGTTTATVLAQAIFSQGLKNVTAGANPMELKRGIEKAVAKVVEGLRELSREIQSKEEIAQVAAISANNDEEIGRLIADAMEKVGKDGVITVEEAKGIETTLEFVEGMQFDRGYLSPYFITNADQMTAELEEPLILIHDKKISSMKDLLPLLEKIVQAGRSLLIIAEEVEGEALATLVVNKLRGVLKVCAVKAPGFGDRRKAMLEDIAILTGGQVISEERGFKLENVTLDYLGRAKKVVVDKDNTTIVEGYGRKEDIKARIQQIKAQIEKTTSDYDREKLQERLAKLAGGVAVINIGAATEVEMKEKKARVEDALHATRAAVEEGIVPGGGVALVRCIKKLDELQLEDPDQRIGVSIVRRALEEPLRQIAENAGWEGSVVLQKVIEAQEVDFGFNARTEQFGSMYKMGIVDPTKVVRVALENAASVAGLLLTTEAVIVEKPEEKKEPATSPPMDY; encoded by the coding sequence ATGGCGGCAAAGTGGATTTACTTTGACAGCGAAGCGCGTGCGGCCCTCAAGCGCGGGGTCGATCAGCTGGCCGATGCGGTGAAGGTCACCCTGGGTCCCAAGGGCCGCAACGTGATCATCGAGAAGAAGTTCGGGGCCCCCACAGTGACTAAGGACGGGGTGACGGTAGCCAAGGAGGTGGAGCTGGAGGACAAGCTGGAGAACATCGGGGCCCAGATGGTCCGTGAGGTGGCCTCGAAGACTTCGGACGTGGCCGGAGACGGCACCACGACGGCCACGGTGTTAGCGCAGGCCATTTTCTCACAGGGGCTTAAGAACGTCACGGCTGGCGCCAATCCGATGGAGCTCAAGCGCGGCATCGAGAAGGCCGTGGCCAAAGTGGTCGAGGGGCTTCGCGAGCTGAGCCGGGAGATCCAGTCGAAGGAAGAGATCGCGCAAGTGGCGGCCATTTCGGCCAACAACGACGAGGAGATCGGCCGGCTCATCGCAGATGCGATGGAGAAGGTGGGCAAGGACGGCGTGATCACGGTCGAGGAGGCCAAGGGCATCGAGACAACCCTTGAGTTCGTCGAGGGCATGCAGTTCGATCGGGGCTACCTGAGCCCGTATTTCATCACCAACGCCGATCAGATGACGGCCGAGCTCGAAGAGCCCCTGATCTTGATCCATGATAAGAAGATCAGCTCCATGAAGGACCTGCTGCCCCTCCTGGAGAAGATTGTGCAGGCAGGCCGGTCCTTGCTCATCATCGCTGAAGAGGTGGAAGGCGAAGCCCTGGCCACGCTGGTGGTGAACAAGCTGCGGGGCGTGCTCAAGGTCTGCGCCGTCAAGGCGCCGGGCTTTGGGGATCGCCGCAAGGCTATGCTGGAGGACATCGCCATCCTGACCGGCGGGCAGGTGATCTCCGAGGAGCGCGGCTTTAAGCTCGAGAACGTGACGCTGGACTACCTGGGCCGGGCTAAGAAAGTGGTCGTAGACAAGGATAACACCACGATCGTGGAGGGCTACGGCCGCAAGGAGGACATCAAGGCCCGTATCCAGCAGATCAAGGCGCAGATCGAGAAGACCACCTCCGATTACGACCGGGAGAAGCTGCAGGAGCGCCTAGCTAAGTTGGCCGGCGGTGTGGCCGTGATCAATATCGGGGCCGCAACCGAGGTGGAGATGAAGGAGAAGAAGGCGCGTGTGGAGGACGCTCTGCACGCTACGCGGGCGGCGGTCGAAGAGGGCATTGTGCCCGGTGGTGGCGTGGCGCTCGTCCGGTGCATCAAGAAGCTAGATGAGCTCCAGCTTGAGGACCCGGATCAGCGCATCGGCGTCTCGATTGTGCGTCGGGCCCTGGAGGAGCCACTGCGGCAGATCGCGGAGAACGCCGGTTGGGAGGGCTCGGTGGTCCTGCAGAAGGTGATCGAGGCCCAAGAGGTGGACTTCGGCTTCAACGCGCGCACGGAGCAGTTCGGGTCCATGTACAAGATGGGCATCGTCGATCCCACCAAGGTCGTGCGCGTGGCTCTGGAGAACGCCGCTTCCGTGGCTGGCCTCCTGCTGACCACGGAGGCCGTGATTGTAGAGAAGCCGGAGGAGAAGAAGGAGCCCGCCACCTCTCCGCCGATGGACTACTGA
- a CDS encoding segregation/condensation protein A, giving the protein MRPLYEVRLEAFEGPLDLLLFFIQRDELNIWDIPIERITHQFLEYMAALEELDLELASEFLYVAAMLLEIKTRMLLPQQASDPGAIAAEAPQPDPRQELAERLVRYQRFKAAAAELESLRMRAGFPRGRSTQDRTQPEGLPDTLTLYQLLEALQRLQRRRQPDAHSVERWPTSVERQAQWLLERVRRRGQTRFRDLLLELPGRMWVVMTFLALLELVLQGQLRLVLEQDPEEFSLKLAETASELLAHA; this is encoded by the coding sequence ATGCGCCCCCTCTACGAGGTCCGTCTAGAGGCTTTTGAAGGGCCGCTGGATCTGCTTTTGTTTTTCATCCAGCGCGATGAGCTCAACATCTGGGATATTCCGATCGAACGCATCACGCATCAGTTCCTGGAGTACATGGCGGCACTAGAGGAACTCGACCTGGAATTGGCGAGCGAGTTTCTCTACGTGGCCGCCATGTTGCTAGAGATCAAAACCCGCATGCTATTGCCGCAGCAGGCCTCGGACCCGGGAGCTATTGCGGCAGAAGCGCCTCAACCCGATCCGCGCCAGGAGCTGGCAGAGCGGCTTGTTCGCTATCAGCGTTTTAAAGCGGCGGCCGCGGAGTTAGAGTCGCTTCGGATGCGGGCCGGCTTTCCCCGCGGACGCTCTACACAAGACAGGACCCAGCCGGAGGGGCTTCCGGATACGCTTACGTTATATCAGCTTCTGGAGGCCCTGCAACGCCTTCAGCGGCGCAGACAACCCGATGCGCATTCGGTTGAGCGCTGGCCCACGAGCGTAGAGCGACAAGCCCAATGGCTTCTGGAGCGGGTGCGTCGGCGCGGGCAGACGCGCTTTCGAGACCTGCTTTTGGAGCTGCCCGGCCGCATGTGGGTCGTCATGACGTTTTTGGCGCTTCTGGAGCTCGTGCTACAGGGCCAGCTGCGGCTTGTGCTGGAACAGGATCCGGAGGAGTTCTCCCTGAAGTTGGCGGAGACAGCTTCGGAGCTTCTTGCGCATGCATGA
- a CDS encoding DNA-directed RNA polymerase subunit omega produces MPLKTVDLVDFERETANLYLSIVILSKRARQIASNLKAELDARLKQFEMETATTSLDSDEERPEFNEEQAKVSLEFELMPKPTQLAMEEMLRGEIYFRLPERGQERSRLLGEEEEALPS; encoded by the coding sequence ATGCCTCTTAAGACTGTCGATCTGGTGGATTTTGAGCGCGAAACCGCCAACCTCTATTTGTCGATCGTGATCCTCTCTAAGCGCGCCCGGCAGATCGCCTCCAACCTGAAAGCCGAGCTGGATGCGCGCTTGAAGCAATTCGAAATGGAAACGGCCACGACCTCACTGGACTCCGACGAAGAACGACCGGAGTTCAACGAAGAGCAGGCCAAAGTGAGCCTGGAATTTGAGCTCATGCCCAAGCCGACGCAGCTGGCCATGGAGGAGATGCTACGCGGGGAGATCTACTTCCGCCTGCCGGAGCGAGGTCAGGAGCGTTCAAGGCTGCTAGGCGAAGAGGAAGAGGCCCTCCCTTCTTGA
- a CDS encoding insulinase family protein — MWIAAMLLYVFSDAPADTGLRRLPFETHQLANGLTVILHEDHSTPIVTVNVVYRVGSRDESPHRTGFAHLFEHFMFEGSPNAPGNTFDRLLQEAGGENNAYTTLDYTSYFETLPAHQLELALFLEADRMRMLDFSEENLANQRAVVQEEYRQSYLNRPYGQAYLRILPLAFRVHPYRWPTIGATLEHIAQATLEEVKEFFFRYYRPNNAALIIAGDIDPKQVKELVARYFGDIPRGPELVRSYPEEPPQEEERIETFYDPASPLPAVLYAYKIPGVAHPDYPALEFLTEALAGGKSSRLYQRLVYEKQLALNVGAYTLETVDPGLLILQVVAAPGKQLEDVLPALEEELERLRRDGVTAEELEKIRNRYETQLYQGRQTTRGKADELARAWAQLGDPEAVNSRPMDYLRLRPEDLQRVAQRYLVPQRRSVLRYLPGSDKAGE; from the coding sequence ATGTGGATCGCAGCCATGCTCCTTTACGTCTTCTCGGACGCCCCGGCCGATACCGGGCTCCGACGGCTACCGTTTGAAACCCACCAGCTGGCCAACGGGCTTACGGTCATCTTACATGAGGACCACTCGACCCCGATTGTGACCGTCAACGTGGTCTATCGTGTGGGCTCGCGCGATGAATCCCCTCATCGGACCGGATTCGCCCACCTTTTTGAGCACTTCATGTTCGAGGGGTCTCCGAATGCACCCGGCAACACCTTCGATCGCCTGCTCCAGGAGGCCGGGGGGGAAAACAACGCCTATACGACGCTCGATTACACGAGCTACTTCGAAACCCTGCCCGCCCATCAGCTGGAACTGGCCCTGTTCCTGGAAGCCGATCGGATGCGGATGCTGGATTTCTCCGAAGAGAACCTGGCCAACCAGCGCGCGGTCGTGCAGGAGGAGTATCGACAAAGCTACCTAAACCGCCCCTACGGTCAGGCCTACCTGCGCATCCTGCCCTTGGCCTTTCGGGTGCACCCGTATCGGTGGCCCACGATCGGAGCGACCCTGGAGCATATCGCGCAGGCCACTTTGGAAGAGGTAAAGGAGTTCTTCTTCCGCTACTACCGGCCCAATAACGCGGCGCTCATCATAGCCGGCGACATCGACCCGAAACAAGTAAAAGAACTGGTCGCCCGCTACTTCGGCGACATCCCGCGGGGGCCGGAGCTTGTCCGCTCTTATCCGGAAGAGCCGCCCCAGGAAGAGGAGCGCATAGAGACCTTTTACGATCCGGCCTCGCCGCTGCCGGCCGTGCTGTACGCGTACAAGATCCCCGGCGTAGCGCATCCGGATTATCCGGCCCTGGAGTTTCTGACCGAGGCCCTGGCCGGGGGCAAAAGCTCCCGACTATACCAGCGGCTTGTCTACGAAAAGCAGCTCGCCCTGAACGTGGGGGCCTACACGCTGGAGACCGTGGATCCGGGACTGCTTATCCTGCAGGTTGTCGCCGCTCCGGGAAAACAGCTCGAAGACGTCCTGCCTGCGCTGGAGGAGGAGCTGGAGCGGCTGCGGCGCGACGGTGTCACGGCGGAGGAGCTGGAGAAGATCCGCAACCGCTACGAGACGCAGCTCTATCAGGGACGGCAGACCACGCGCGGCAAGGCCGACGAGCTAGCGCGCGCCTGGGCGCAGCTGGGCGATCCGGAGGCGGTCAACAGCCGACCAATGGATTATCTACGCCTGCGGCCCGAAGACCTCCAACGCGTGGCGCAGCGGTATTTGGTGCCCCAGCGCCGCTCCGTGTTGCGTTACCTGCCAGGATCCGACAAGGCGGGTGAGTGA
- the gmk gene encoding guanylate kinase: MARRGNQGGTRTNPRTGAEHRVGRLVVLTAPSGAGKSTIARKLLARFPELVFSVSATTRAPRAGEQNGREYVFLSEAEFRRWAAEGKLLEWEEVYPGILYGTPREPVERALREGRTVLLDLDVNGARRLKERFGDQALAIFLAPPSLEALAERLRARGTETEQSLQMRLERARLELRLAHAFDLTVVNDDLCRAADETAHLVAAFMRKTKPMESKAAGDPHAS; this comes from the coding sequence ATGGCACGTCGTGGCAATCAAGGAGGAACTCGAACGAATCCGCGAACAGGTGCAGAACATCGAGTAGGTCGGCTCGTTGTCCTGACCGCCCCGAGCGGAGCCGGCAAAAGCACGATCGCGCGCAAGCTGTTGGCGCGCTTTCCGGAGCTGGTCTTTTCCGTATCCGCTACCACTCGCGCCCCTAGGGCCGGAGAGCAGAACGGACGGGAGTACGTGTTCCTGTCGGAGGCGGAATTTCGTCGTTGGGCTGCCGAAGGCAAGCTCCTGGAGTGGGAGGAGGTCTACCCGGGGATCCTGTACGGAACCCCGCGCGAACCGGTGGAGCGCGCCCTGCGGGAGGGACGCACGGTGTTGCTGGATCTGGACGTAAACGGCGCCCGACGCCTCAAGGAGCGCTTTGGAGATCAAGCGTTGGCCATCTTTCTTGCCCCGCCCAGTCTAGAGGCGCTCGCCGAACGGTTGCGCGCTCGGGGCACGGAAACGGAACAGAGCCTGCAGATGCGCCTGGAGCGCGCCCGCCTGGAGTTGCGCCTGGCCCATGCGTTTGACCTTACCGTCGTAAATGACGACCTTTGCCGGGCCGCGGATGAAACCGCGCATCTAGTCGCCGCGTTTATGCGGAAAACGAAGCCTATGGAATCCAAGGCAGCGGGGGATCCACATGCCTCTTAA
- a CDS encoding insulinase family protein has protein sequence MKPARWAAVLGLALTGCVPPVLQRPESSPMNAMRPPAPAPPRPVRLPEIHEDRLPNGLRLYTLTQPEQPLIYLNLSLLGGRSVEQPEGAADLVAQLLPEGTQKRSATELAHDIERLGAELRASARPDAISISVSGLSRFALELAAILAEVVLEPAFPEQELERVRMQRLGQLEIARQQTSFLASLATTRLLFGSGHPYNRVTDEEALRSLRRDHLVEYWRRWFRPDNAFLIVAGDVRPEQTRALAERFFGSWFAPPQPLPHPELPRQEPRAGLYLIHRAGAVQSTVRVAQRGIAASDPDYVPLQVMNTLLGGYFGSRLNMNLRETKGYTYGAFSLLDARRLDGLWVASAEVRTEVTDSALVEILAEIRRIREEPISAEEHRNVINYLAGSFVMDLETPAQIASLVQDQLILGLPRDFFAQYRDRILEVSREELLRVARRHLDPNRLLLIVAGDRERVRPLLERLGTVEEVRF, from the coding sequence ATGAAGCCTGCACGTTGGGCAGCGGTGCTCGGCCTGGCGCTGACAGGTTGTGTGCCGCCGGTTCTACAACGTCCGGAGTCCTCCCCTATGAACGCGATGCGTCCGCCGGCGCCGGCACCCCCGCGGCCGGTGCGCCTCCCCGAGATACACGAAGACCGGCTCCCGAATGGGCTGCGCCTGTATACGCTCACCCAGCCTGAGCAGCCCCTGATCTATCTCAACTTGAGCCTGCTAGGGGGCCGGAGCGTAGAGCAACCCGAAGGCGCCGCTGATCTAGTGGCCCAGCTGCTTCCGGAGGGCACGCAAAAGCGCTCGGCCACGGAGTTAGCGCACGACATCGAACGCCTCGGGGCCGAACTCAGAGCCAGCGCGCGCCCAGATGCGATTTCGATAAGCGTTTCGGGGCTGAGTCGTTTTGCCCTGGAGCTGGCTGCCATTTTGGCCGAGGTCGTGCTCGAGCCGGCTTTCCCAGAGCAGGAGTTGGAACGGGTCCGCATGCAACGGTTAGGGCAGCTTGAGATCGCCCGACAGCAGACCAGCTTTCTGGCTTCGCTGGCCACCACCCGACTGCTCTTCGGCTCGGGCCATCCGTACAACCGGGTAACGGATGAGGAGGCGCTGCGAAGCCTCAGGCGCGATCATCTGGTGGAGTACTGGCGGCGTTGGTTTCGGCCCGACAACGCCTTCTTGATCGTAGCCGGAGACGTCCGGCCCGAGCAGACACGCGCGCTAGCTGAGCGCTTTTTCGGGTCCTGGTTCGCTCCCCCGCAGCCCCTGCCCCATCCCGAGCTTCCGCGGCAGGAGCCTCGAGCGGGCCTGTACTTGATCCACCGTGCGGGGGCCGTGCAGTCCACCGTGCGCGTCGCGCAGCGCGGCATAGCCGCCTCGGATCCAGATTATGTTCCCCTGCAGGTCATGAACACTTTGCTTGGGGGCTATTTCGGCTCGCGCCTGAACATGAACCTGCGCGAGACCAAGGGCTACACGTACGGGGCCTTCAGCCTACTCGATGCCCGGCGCCTAGATGGGCTCTGGGTGGCCTCGGCTGAGGTGCGGACCGAGGTGACCGACTCCGCCCTGGTGGAGATCCTAGCCGAGATCCGCCGCATACGGGAGGAGCCGATCTCGGCAGAAGAACACCGCAACGTGATCAACTACCTTGCGGGCTCCTTCGTGATGGACCTGGAGACTCCGGCGCAAATCGCCTCCCTGGTGCAGGATCAGCTCATCCTGGGGCTCCCGCGCGACTTCTTTGCCCAATATCGAGATCGGATCCTCGAGGTCAGCCGAGAGGAGCTCCTGCGCGTGGCGCGGCGGCATCTGGACCCGAATCGGCTGCTGCTCATCGTGGCCGGTGATCGGGAGCGCGTGCGCCCGCTTCTGGAGCGGCTGGGGACGGTCGAAGAGGTGCGCTTCTGA
- the scpB gene encoding SMC-Scp complex subunit ScpB: protein MHELERALEALLFVAPEPVSVAQLLEALAPDFPDLAAEHIEAACARLNALYAETGRSFRIRAVAGGLELRTEPEFGALLERFLGQRRSVRLSPAALEVLAIIAYQQPITRAEIEQIRGASAEHALRRLLELDLIRIAGRKAEIGRPLLYATTPRFLAHFGLRSLEDLPKLPELGELFPLHAPTA, encoded by the coding sequence ATGCATGAGCTAGAGCGCGCTTTGGAGGCGCTCCTGTTCGTCGCCCCGGAGCCGGTCTCGGTGGCGCAGCTACTGGAGGCGTTGGCGCCCGACTTTCCGGATCTCGCGGCCGAGCACATCGAGGCCGCCTGCGCCCGCTTGAACGCGCTCTATGCGGAGACGGGCCGCAGCTTTCGGATTCGCGCCGTAGCCGGCGGCCTGGAGCTGCGCACAGAGCCAGAGTTCGGAGCTCTGCTGGAGCGCTTTCTAGGCCAGCGGCGTTCTGTGCGTCTGAGCCCCGCTGCCCTGGAGGTACTGGCCATTATCGCCTATCAACAACCCATCACGCGCGCCGAAATCGAGCAGATCCGGGGAGCGAGCGCCGAACACGCCCTCAGGCGGCTGCTTGAGCTGGACTTGATTCGCATCGCGGGCCGAAAGGCCGAGATCGGGCGTCCGCTTCTGTACGCCACCACGCCTCGCTTCCTGGCTCATTTCGGCTTGCGGAGCCTGGAAGATCTTCCGAAATTGCCCGAGCTAGGGGAGCTGTTCCCGCTCCATGCCCCAACTGCGTAA
- a CDS encoding YicC family protein: protein MIESMTGFGRGEATSEELTAVVEMRSLNSRFCEVQVRLPRVFSAYEAELREYVRRELARGKIMVTVELRRNGLLEAELELNEEAAQAVYALLERLRKSCGIADPVRLEHVLQFREVLSVPGSQPWDEQAWTLVRQAAQQALEALRAMRRQEGQALAADLAARVRQILEHLELVERRSRERLSEYRDKLRERVRQLLSEDRIDPNRLELEIVLLAERADITEECVRLRSHCAFFLEALESPEPAGRRLNFLLQEMHREANTIGAKSLDAEISWHVVAIKEELERIREQVQNIE from the coding sequence ATGATCGAGAGCATGACGGGCTTCGGCCGCGGCGAGGCCACAAGCGAAGAACTGACCGCGGTCGTGGAGATGCGCTCCCTTAACAGCCGCTTCTGCGAGGTGCAGGTGCGGCTTCCCCGCGTTTTCTCCGCCTACGAGGCGGAGCTACGCGAATACGTCCGCCGCGAGCTGGCCCGAGGCAAGATTATGGTAACCGTCGAGCTGCGGCGCAATGGGCTTCTGGAGGCCGAGTTAGAGCTAAACGAAGAGGCCGCACAGGCCGTCTATGCGCTTCTGGAGCGGCTGCGCAAAAGCTGCGGGATCGCCGATCCGGTCCGCCTGGAGCACGTACTGCAGTTTCGCGAGGTCCTCTCGGTTCCGGGATCCCAACCGTGGGACGAGCAGGCCTGGACGCTTGTGCGACAGGCCGCGCAGCAGGCTCTGGAGGCGCTGCGCGCGATGCGGCGCCAAGAAGGCCAAGCGTTGGCCGCGGACCTGGCCGCCCGAGTGCGACAGATCCTCGAACATCTGGAGCTGGTGGAACGTCGCAGTCGGGAGCGACTCTCCGAATACCGCGATAAGCTGCGCGAGCGCGTTCGGCAGCTCCTCTCTGAAGATCGAATCGACCCGAATCGGCTGGAACTGGAGATCGTGTTGCTGGCAGAGCGAGCCGACATCACAGAGGAGTGCGTGCGCCTGCGCAGCCACTGCGCCTTCTTCTTGGAGGCCCTGGAAAGCCCGGAGCCGGCCGGACGACGACTCAACTTCTTGCTTCAGGAGATGCATCGAGAAGCCAATACGATCGGAGCCAAGTCGCTGGACGCGGAGATCTCATGGCACGTCGTGGCAATCAAGGAGGAACTCGAACGAATCCGCGAACAGGTGCAGAACATCGAGTAG
- the coaBC gene encoding bifunctional phosphopantothenoylcysteine decarboxylase/phosphopantothenate--cysteine ligase CoaBC, with the protein MPKLERVVLGVTGSIAAYKAAELVRLLKRQGLQVRVLMTPTATRFISPLTLGTLAESQVLIELFPPHETGLEGSWTQHVHLGRWAQLIVVAPLTATTAAKLAWGMADSMLTATLLSARCPVLLCPAMDEDMYRHPATQANLERLRAYGYVIMEPEYGPLASGLEGWGRMPEPEAIVARMQELAEVNLRWQGRRVLVTAGPTVEPIDAVRFISNFSSGKMGFALAEQAARRGAEVVLITGPVYLPTPAGVRRIDVRTAEEMLRAVQAESEADVVIMSAAVADFAPAHPKPGKIKKAQHTGGLQLRLRPTPDILEWLGRHKRPGQLLVGFALETQNGEAYARDKLRRKNLDMIVLNNPHEPGAGFGHDTNRVTVFFTDGRTRILPLQPKRALAAELLDLIASELDS; encoded by the coding sequence ATGCCCAAGTTGGAGCGAGTCGTCCTCGGGGTAACGGGCAGCATCGCTGCTTACAAGGCGGCGGAGCTTGTGCGTCTGCTGAAGCGGCAGGGCTTGCAGGTACGCGTGCTCATGACCCCGACGGCGACCCGCTTCATCTCCCCGCTTACGCTGGGCACGCTGGCCGAATCCCAGGTGCTGATCGAGCTTTTTCCACCTCACGAAACAGGCTTAGAGGGCTCTTGGACGCAACACGTTCACCTGGGCCGGTGGGCGCAGCTTATCGTTGTGGCCCCTCTTACGGCCACCACGGCGGCCAAGCTCGCCTGGGGCATGGCCGATTCCATGCTCACGGCCACCCTGCTTTCGGCCCGCTGTCCCGTCTTGCTCTGCCCCGCCATGGACGAGGACATGTACCGGCATCCCGCCACCCAGGCCAATCTGGAGCGCTTGCGCGCGTACGGCTACGTCATCATGGAGCCCGAATACGGCCCTCTGGCCAGCGGCCTGGAGGGCTGGGGCCGCATGCCGGAGCCGGAGGCGATCGTGGCCCGTATGCAGGAGCTTGCGGAGGTGAACTTGCGCTGGCAAGGTCGGCGCGTGCTCGTCACGGCCGGCCCCACGGTGGAACCCATCGATGCGGTGCGCTTTATCAGCAATTTCTCCAGCGGCAAGATGGGTTTCGCCTTAGCCGAACAGGCCGCGCGCCGCGGAGCGGAGGTGGTGCTCATCACGGGGCCCGTGTACCTGCCCACTCCTGCTGGGGTGCGGCGAATAGATGTACGGACGGCCGAGGAGATGCTGCGGGCCGTTCAGGCGGAGTCTGAAGCCGACGTCGTGATCATGTCCGCGGCCGTGGCCGACTTCGCCCCCGCCCATCCGAAACCCGGCAAGATCAAAAAAGCTCAACACACCGGCGGCCTGCAGCTGCGACTGCGCCCCACACCGGACATTCTGGAATGGCTTGGCCGGCACAAGCGACCCGGACAGCTTCTTGTGGGCTTTGCGCTGGAGACGCAAAACGGCGAGGCCTATGCGCGCGACAAACTACGGCGCAAGAACCTGGATATGATCGTCCTCAACAACCCTCACGAGCCCGGCGCCGGTTTCGGACATGACACCAATCGGGTGACCGTCTTCTTTACCGATGGGCGCACGCGCATCCTGCCGTTACAGCCCAAACGAGCCCTGGCCGCTGAGCTACTCGATCTGATCGCCTCCGAGTTGGACTCCTGA
- a CDS encoding S4 domain-containing protein, with product MRLNRYLAQAAGISRREADAWILQGRVQVNGQPVTRPGVFVEPGAVIALDGRRIGPEPLVYVLLHKPEGMSQEEAVGTEAHQGLVRTHLRVSLRALGWLDAEASGAVVYTNDPELPSEPPVGPYGPLSLYRIQSRRTLGPEQRHALRCALPQQASVIEADLEGRILGVALREDQPALLRQALEAAGIEAASVVRIAYGGLRVHRLRLGQWRYLSEREIRALRRSFGLQPEPSVFVCWS from the coding sequence ATGCGGCTAAACCGTTACTTGGCCCAAGCGGCCGGCATATCGCGCCGGGAGGCGGACGCTTGGATCCTGCAGGGCCGCGTGCAGGTAAACGGCCAGCCGGTAACGAGGCCGGGCGTCTTTGTGGAGCCCGGAGCCGTAATCGCGCTCGACGGCCGCCGCATCGGACCTGAACCCTTGGTCTACGTGCTGCTGCACAAACCTGAGGGAATGAGCCAGGAAGAGGCGGTGGGCACCGAGGCGCACCAAGGGCTTGTGCGTACGCACTTAAGAGTGTCGCTTCGGGCGCTTGGATGGCTGGACGCTGAAGCCTCCGGCGCCGTCGTATACACGAACGACCCGGAGCTCCCTTCCGAGCCTCCGGTAGGACCCTATGGCCCGCTTTCCCTGTACCGGATTCAGAGCCGAAGGACCTTGGGACCGGAGCAGCGGCATGCGCTTCGGTGCGCTCTACCCCAGCAGGCCTCCGTGATAGAAGCGGATCTCGAGGGCCGTATTCTGGGGGTGGCTTTACGAGAGGACCAACCGGCTCTGTTGCGCCAAGCCCTGGAGGCCGCAGGCATTGAGGCGGCCTCGGTGGTGCGCATAGCATACGGCGGCCTGCGGGTGCACCGGTTGCGCCTTGGACAGTGGCGGTATTTATCGGAACGCGAAATCCGAGCTCTGCGCCGAAGCTTCGGACTGCAGCCGGAGCCCTCGGTGTTCGTTTGTTGGTCATAG